Part of the Capra hircus breed San Clemente unplaced genomic scaffold, ASM170441v1, whole genome shotgun sequence genome is shown below.
GAGTCCAGGGAGAGGTGGTGTAGACCACTTCGCCCAGTAGTGGGGAAAGTCTGCAAGGCCCAACAGGGCAGGGCTCTTCTGGGAACAGGCTGGGTCAGTGGAGCTGACCCCACTGAGtatccccttccctccccttcctgcccctcaATGCCCCCTCCACCCTAGAGCCTTCCCAGGACTGGGtgcctgggggggtgggggtggggcagggagctcTCACTTCATCTTCATCTTTCCCAGGAGCCCTGGTCTACCTGGCACATCCTTGACTCTGCATTGGCTCATGTGGTTAGGATTGTGTGCACACAGGGCAGTGGTGTGGACAGTAAATGTGGAGGAAGTCTTTTGTTTGTTGACCTACTTCCTCTTTCAGTCATCCATTGAAAGGAGAGCCAGTAGGCCTGGTGAGGCTGGTgtggccttgtgtgtgtgtgcgtgtgtgctaagtcccttcagtcatgtccgattctttgtgaccctatgaactgtaatctcttctgtccatgggattctcaaggaagaatactggagtgggttgccatttccttctccaggggatctttccaagccagagatcgtacccacgtctcctgtgtctcttgcattggcaagcgggttctttaaccacgagtgccacctgggaagctggtgtGATCGTGTCACACTAAAGAGCACCGGCTTCTGGGCTCCCTTCTCTGGTGGCCTGACCCATGGCCCTGGGAGCAGGAGAGGTGGGATAGGCTAGCCCCAGTTGCCTGTCTGTTCTCAACCTGCAACGTCTTCTTCCTGAGGGTGCTGACTTCCCCTGCCACATTGCCAATGGCCATAGAGCTGAGGTATTAAGAGTAAGACAAGTGTGACACTAAGGGTCAATCAAGAGACCAAGTTTCCAGCCCCTGCTCAGCCACTGACTCCTGGGGGACAGTCTGAATCCAGCCCATCAGAAGAGTGTCAGAAACCCTCTCTGAGAAAGCACTTTTCCTCTCCTTGGGAAGAGTTCAGTTGGAAGGTAATTCCCATCCACAAGCCGAGGGGGAGAGGAGACAGGAGGCCCCAGCTCCCCTGGAAGTGagcagaggtgggcaggggccctggggaagCCTAGAAGCTTGTAGTTAAAGACTCCCTACCTGCAAAGATGGAACTTTACAAAGGCTCCCAgatcccttgtagctcagtgggtaaagaatctacctgcaatgcaggagatctgggttcaattcctgggtcaagaagattccctggagaaggaaatggcaacccactcgagtattcttgcctagagaatcccactgacaaaggagcctgacaggctacagtccatggggttgcaagagtcggatacaagttagtgactaaaccaccaccaccaccaccaccaccagatccCTTGTGAAAGACTGCTCATTTTTGGATCTTCACAGCCAGTGAAGGTTGGGCCTCAGGGATGTTACTTTCAGCCCTGGGTGCTCAGATGGAGACCTGGGGTAGGGGTAGGGTAGGGTGAGGTCTAAGGGACTGGGGTTTCATTTGTGTTGAATGATGAGGATTACTCCTAATTTGGGGGCGAGGGGAGAGGGTCTTGAACTGACAGGAACTGAACGGAAACGTCTTTACCACACTTTGTCATATTTCCTATCTCCTTTGAATGTTCTCCTGACATCTCCAGGCAGTGGAGTGGCTTATGGGATTCTGGTTTGAGGTTCCCTTGCATGGACGGGCCTGGCCTCCTAGCGGACTGATGTCATTAAACTACTTTCCAGGGAGGCCCAGGCAGGGGCTCAGCGCACTCTAGCACCTTGAGCTACCCTCAAGCCAAGCCACTGAGCACCAAATTTTGCTGCAGATAACAAAGGCAATGTGCCTTGGAACCCCTGAGTCTGGGCCATGTCTGCTCACCCCTGACTTTGTCACTTTTTCTACCCTTCTAGGCTGATTCTTAGCCTTCCCTGGCTGGCCTTTTATACATGACCACCAGATCACTTTCACACCTACCCTTCCTCACCCACAGACTGGACAGTGGCTGGCGTGGAGAAGGTAGGTCATACCACCTTTGACAGGTGACACTGAGACTGGGGGAGCTGAGGTGACATGGCGGAAGGTTCACCACAATGTCAGTGACAGCCCAAAGCTACTGCCTCTCCCATGCCCTCCATCCCCAGTCCCCCACTTCATCCCATCTCCTTTCTGTTATTTATGAGTAGACATTCAAGATATGTACATGGGATTGAGTTATGAGAGAGTTTTTGCACTCAGGCTTCTGCCATGGACAGTCCAGGCTGAGGAGAAACTGAAGCTATGAGGAGCCTGCCGACTGAGACTCAGTGTGGAAGGAATGGAGAAATTGGGGACACTGGGCCTGAGGGAGACATGGAGACTTGGGTCATAGGTATGTTtgtggggggcagggcagggaagcatgGCAACTATCTGCAGACCTCTGACACGGTCGGTGATGTCATAGTCACTTTCTGAAGGTTCTGCTAACAGTGACCACAGGTCGAAGCTTCAGACCAAGTGCCTCAACTGGATAAGAAGAGGCACTGCTCAGGAGCAGACATGGAAAGTCTTCCTTCGACGAGTAAGAAGATGAATTTTGTGCTTCGAGGTATGTACACAGAAATCAGAGACCAACGGGCAGGGCTCTGGCAGTGGGTGGGAAGAGGGGATCTTGACGGTGGTGTCTGGGCACGACTTACTCTAAGCTCTCTTACTTCTCTGGCTTGGCTTTCAAGCTACTTTGTCTGTGAATGCCCTAGGTGtgcccaggtgtgtgtgtgtgagtctgtgtatATGTGCTGCTTGTGACTTCCCTGTGCTTATGAGTGTGACCCTCACCAGCTACTCAGGGGCCCATTAAGAAGTGCCCACGGGCTCTGAGGCTGACCATTCTGGTTTTCCCAGCTTGGTGCTTCCAACTGCTAAGGGCAGCTTCCCATTGTAGCCAGGACACCAGGCAGTGGCTGGGCCAGAAGGAGGCCCCTGTCCCACCTCACATCTCTGGCTTAGAAAGGCCTGACAACACTGAGAGGCTAGGGCAATCTGGAGAATGGTCACATTATAACGAGGTCCTGCTTCCCTCTGGGAAGGGTAGAAACAGAAGATGGGGGGGTGGCTTGAGAGTAGCAGACTCTGAGAACCTAGCAGTGGAAGAAGTTGGAGCCATCGGCCTGGAGAAGAGACTTGGCCTGCCGTGCAATCTCTGAAGGATAAGGGGTTAGACTGTGTGTGGGATGGTGACCCCAGGGCTCAGAGATAGGCTCAGATAGAAGACAACCCAGAAAGGAGATGGTAAGTTCACTGTGAGTGGAGGTATGCAAGAAGGTAGGTGAGCACTCCGCTAACTCTTAACAGGACAGGGGATTAGATGAGAGAGCCTTAAGATGTCTGCATTCCAAGGAGTCTGTAAACTGGGGACCTAAGAAACTGACTTTGGTATCTGTGGCTCTTGCAAAAGGGCACTATCTTTGCCTTCATTAGCTTCCAAATGGATCCCTAACGTTCGAAGCCCAGCAATACCAGCTACAGGGCCACAGCCTAGGTCATGACATTCTGAGGAGCTGGCAagagctgggtgggggtggggaggtaggtTCATTCTGAGGTCATCTCCCTTGTGCACCTCACACTCAGCCACAGTTGCTAGAAACAGTGTTTCAAAAACTCATCTTCAGGTGGCTCTCATTTCTAAATATGGAAATTATTAATAGGTGAGTATCCTGGGCTTTCAAAGTGCTTTAGAAAGGGAATATCTGTAGAATAACTCATGATACCTCTTCCACTATTTTCTCCAAATTTCAACCCTTGAAATGTGCTCCTTTTCtcagctttccttttttcccctccattctTTCTAGGAGGCTCATGGTATCTTCAAGAGGGAACGGGACCCTCGGACAGTTTTCAGCAGGGCTGATACTAGTGTTTGGAATGGGACGTTGCTCCCTCCTAAGTGACTCTCCTGTACAATGCAGGACATTTGGCATCTCTGGCCATCCTCACCTTTTAAATTCCAGCAGCATTTCCCAACATCCGTTAGAGGTGACACTGCCCTCTCCCGCTTTGAAAATCATTGCCtgaatggccatactacccagtGACAAAGCCAAGGCCAAGTCAAATCCCATTCATTCATTACAAGTACTTTTATTCTTCAATAGGGTGTGTGTCAGAAGAGCAAAGGGAACGAGGGCCTAAACTGAGGCGGTGAAAAGTGGACTGAATCCCTGCCCACAAAGTTACTACTTCTCCCGATTTCTCTTCTTTTGCCAAACTCCGTTTTCGTCCTCTAGCCCACCTAGCTCGCTGGTTCCGCAATTGCACCACAGATTGACTTTCTGGGAATTAGTGGAAAGACGCTAGATGAGCGCGATCCTCGGGAGCACAATCAGGTTGTTTTAAGGCGGGGTGCGAGTCCCGAAACCCTGAGATCTCACAGCAGCTTTCCTGCTGGAGCGAGCAGCCGCTTTCCGCCGGACTTACGAGAGCTAGGTGCCTGCCGCAAGGCCCCTGCAGCAGAGTCGCGGCGGAACTCGGTGGAGGTGAAGGACAGTCGACCCTCACGGTCGATCCCGGAGTTGTCCCGGGGTGGGtggctggggtgaggggtggtgggtggggctgcCTAGGGGACAGGGGACCCAGAACGCAGAGGCCGCGGCTCAGAAGGAGCAGAGGCCAGCGCAACCCGGCTCGACCTTGCCCTCCAAACAGCAGAGGCCGAGGCCGCAGGGAATGGCGGAGCCACCTCGCCAAAGTCCTTTGAGATGCCACCTCGGTGCGAAAAGGGCGGGGAAGGGGCGCGGGGAGTGGGCAAGCGAGATTATTATTATTCCTCGGTTTTGCCGCGGTAGCTAGCGCCGGCGGGTTGTTCTGTTTGAATGAATGAGCCCAGCGGCCGCGCCCAATGGGCTCCCGCGCCTGTTTAATATTCATGAGGCCCGCAGCCAATGGCCGGGCGAGGAGGTTGTTTTAAACGGCGGAGCCCGCTGGCCAATCAGGCGGCTCTCGTGGAGGCAGCTAGCGCGAGGCTGTGGAGCGCTGAGCCGCGCGTCGTGCCCTGCGCTGCCCAGACTAGCGAACAATACAGGTACGTTTCGCACCGCCCGCCgtcgccgccaccgccgccgctgccaccgccaccgccaccgccgccgcaGAAGCAGCGCCCGCACAACTTTCCTCCGGCCCGCGCCGCCGCGAGCGCGCTCAGCCGCCGCCCCCTGCCTCTCCTCCGCGCGCCCTTCCCGCCCCCTTCGCCTCCCCTCTTTGCTATAGGTGCGGGAAGGAAAAAGCGATTCAGGTGTTTCAACTTTTCCGTGCATCAACCTGAGCTCCCCACTGTCGGGGCTGCGTTCCCTCCGCGGAACCCGCCTCGGCCGACGCCCCCTGGGGCAGCGGCCCAGGGACCTTGACCCCCCCCCCAAGCCAGATGTTCGGGCAGCTGCGGCGGCGCGAGCCGAGGGGCGACTGCGGGTTCGGGCGGCGCGCGTCCCGGCGCCGGGCGGCGGACCTGGGCAGGGGGCCGGTGCTTCTCCGCCTGGGACGGACTCCGGGGAGGCCGGGCGACCGCTGCCCGCCGGGGACTACGGCGCAGGCAAACTTCGCTCCCGGTCTCGGCTGGGCGCCGCGCGGCCCCGGGGGGCTGCACTGCTGCTTCTGCATTAACATGGCCGTCGCGGGAGCGCCCGGCGGCCCGGGGAGGGGGGGCGCGGGCCGGCCGCCCCCCGCTCATCTCCTGCCCGCAGggcaccgccgccgccgccgccgtgaACATGGCTGGCGCGGCACGGCGCGGCGCTGGGCTCAGGCGAGCTGCGGGGGGACGAGCGGCGGGTACAGCGAGCGGGCTCCGGCCTCGGCCCCAGCGCCCGAGGCCTGGGGCGGGCGGCGTGGAGGGCCGGGGGCGCCGCCGCGGGCCCCTGCGCGGCCGAGCGTCATGGCCGCACGGGCGCCTTTGTTATCCCGAGGAGTGCGCTCCGCGCCGCCGCCGGGGGCGGGGGGTCCAGCCCGCGGCCCCCGCAGccccgggcggggcggggtggggtggggctggcgaGCGGGCGGCGGCGGTGGCAGGGCCCGGACCGCTTTGTTcgccgccgtcgccgccgccCGCGCCGGCCGCGCGCGGATCAGCCATTTTAGCGAGCGGAGCTTGGAGGCGCGGCGGGCGCCGCGGTCACCGCTGCTGCCCGCTCGGCTCCGCGCCCCCGGcgcgctgccgccgccgccgccccccgcTCCCTACGCCCCCCGCGGGTAGCAGTGGCGGATTTCAGGGGCACTttctttcatcaggaagcttttGACAAAATGGAAGGTGAATTCTGCGTGTCCAAGTGACCCAGCGCGGGGCCGAGCCCGGCCGTCCGTGGCCGGCCCCGGGCTCCCCCGCGACCCGCGCCGCCGCAcccgcgccgccgccgcgggGCCCAGATTCAGCCCCTCGGTCGCTCCCAGGGAAGGGGAACGCTTGAATTTAGCGTGATGACCTTGGGTGtgggaaaaggaaaagatggCGGGAAgcaaggggggtggggtgggacagGGGCGATAACACGCCACAGCTGCATTTTGATTTGGAAACTTTGCAGAAAGTGTTCCTGGCTGGACATGCTTGCCTTTACTGATGGGCAAGACTAGCCCTTTCTGTTTCCCCTCCCCCTTTAGGTAATGATGAAGATACAGACTGGAACTAAACAGTACAAGGGAGATCTGCTCACTTGCCAGATTACTGTTTTTGTAAAAGCCATTTTTATAAGCCAGAACGCATCAAAAATAGTGAAATTTCAAGTGTTCCCCGTTTACAGTTCTCCTGCTTTGGTCTTGTAATCCTCGGTGGCAACAGTATTGTTGTCTCTAACATAGTAAAACAGATGACCCGCTAGCCTGAAGTGGTTGGTTGCAAGCTTCTGCCACCCGCCTGCACCCTTTACCAACGTGTCCTCCGTGTGCCCTTCCcacttttgaattgtagtttgcAAAACGTAATAGTTCTGAGTCGCAGTATAGCTCAGAACCACCCAGCTTGGGTCAGTTCCATTTGGAGAACTTGATCACTCCCGGAGAAGTAACTCACAAACCAGCGCACTTCATGCTGGTCAAAAGTTAAATGACAAGCGACAGTGAAACTGATTTCCTCCCTACTCTGCCTTCAGCTGCTAGAGCGGCTGCAGGATGGGGGCAAGGGTTCTTCCAAAAGGGCCACCTCTGGTATATCTTACAGATATTCattgtgtttgtttctctttgtctctcttcccttcatcAGTCAAGATGGCTAAAGGTGATCCCAAGAAACCAAAGGGCAAGATGTCTGCTTATGCCTTCTTTGTGCAGACGTGCAGAGAGGAACATAAGAAGAAAAACCCAGAGGTCCCTGTCAattttgctgagttttccaagaaaTGCTCTGAGAGGTGGaaggtatttttcttttatatttttccagctACTCTTAGTTGGATTTCACACTTTCTGGTTACTGACCTTCAGTGTAGCTCCAGGtggctgttttcttcctctttacTTAGACTCATCTTGTCTCTCCttagaattttgttttatttttgaagattCTGCAAGGGTTTAAGGCTGTCATCCCCTTTTGCAAGTGATTCTCACTGCTGCCACCATAATTACAGGACAGCTGAACAGGTATGTGCTCACTGCATTGAGGTCCTGTGTTTTGCAGACCATGTCCGGGAAAGAGAAGTCGAAGTTCGATGAAATGGCAAAGGCGGATAAAGTGCGCTATGATCGGGAAATGAAGGATTACGGACCAGCTAAGGGAGGCAAGAAGAAGAAGGACCCTAATGCCCCCAAGAGACCACCGTAAGTGGCTATAGGATTCAGGATAGCAGTTAAGAGCTTTCCTTCTgcttgaaagatttttaaaaagacaactgTACCTAAAAAGATGTTGTGATACCTCAGCAAAACAGTGTATACTTTGAGCTGTACAGTGCAGGGCCAGGGAAATTCCTGGTTGTGGCTGTCTTTGTGAACTGTACGCATGCATGGTGGTTGGCTGTTGGCATTTCCACTGGGAAGGGGGCAGACAGCCCAGTTCTGGGTGTCAGTGTCCATTGGCGTTTTTGCTATCCTTTTCCCAGTAACTGAGAAAGCACCGTATGTTGCTGAAGCCTCTTAAGCATTCTAGTGCCTGCAACTTTGTAATATTGTGCATGGCATCACGTATTTCTTCACTTGAGGGGAGAGTCATCGTGGTAGGAATTTGTGCATTCAGCAACATGAGATCTTGACTTCAGCTCCCATTTTGGTGGGTTCTCCTCTGATGTATACAATTCTCTCCCCACAAGGTCTGGATTTTTCCTATTCTGCTCTGAATTCCGCCCCAAGATCAAGTCTGCAAACCCTGGCATCTCTATTGGAGATGTGGCGAAGAAGCTGGGCGAGATGTGGAATAACTTAAGTGACAGTGAGAAGCAGCCATACATCAACAAGGCAGCGAAGCTGAAGGAGAAGTATGAGAAGGTGAGAGACCAGAGTGTACCCTGCACAGGCTGGGGGTGGAAGGCTGTAGGACTCGTCTCCATGCCAGATCGGCCTAGTATATTGGTGGTCCGGCTTCTGACAGATGGTTGTGTCTAAGACAGCTTTTCAGGCAGGCTTCAAAATGTGATCATATGGGCGTGCCCCTAGCAGAGGGTCAGATAGTGCTTATTCACTGGACTTTTAGAACACGTGAACACCCATGCATTCTGCAATTGGAGTGGCTGCGAACCCAGTTTGAATCtggaaagaaatatttcaaagagTAGCCCTGTCTTTCTCCCGTGTTTTCTCCTTCTGGGGTGGGGATGGCTTGCTTCTACCCTTGACTCATTTGCAATGTGTGTCTGTCCCTTCCAGGATGTCGCAGACTATAAGTCTAAAGGGAAGTTTGATGGTGCCAAGGGTGCTGCTAAAGTTGCCCGGAAAAAGGTGGAAGAGGAAGACgaagaggatgaggaggaggaggaggaggaggaggaggaggaagaggatgaataaaaaaaaaactgttgatcTGTCTCCTTGTGAATACCTTAGAGTAGGGAGCGCCTTGATTGACACACCTCTCACCCAAGATGTGTCTGTTGCCCTCATTAGGTTTAATTACCCAATTGGATCATGATCATATCTTAGTGCTCTAGCAATTGTCAGTGGTTTACATTAAGTGGCCATGGGTGTCTGGAGCACCTGGAAACTGTATCAAAGTTGTACATAtttccaaacatttttaaaatgaaaggctCTCGTGTTCTCCTCACTCTGTGCACTTTGCTGTTGGTGTGACAAGGCATTTAAAGATGtttctggcattttttttttaaaatttgtaaggtGGTGTGTTAATTCTATGGTCATGGGCTAGAAATCCCGAGTTCTCAACTGTACATATCTATAGTTtgtaaaaagaacaaagcaaccGAGACACACTCTTGATGCTCCTTGCTTGGTGTGGAGGCTGTGGGGGCAATGCCTTCCAGAGGGGCTGTAGCTCAGGGCGTGCACTGTGGGGCTGGACCTGTGGACACTGCAGTGGGCATCCATTTAGCTTCAggttgtcttgtttttgtatataGCGACATAGCATCCCGCTGCCATTCTTAGCTGTGGAAGGGGGGGGTGGGGTCAGCAGGCATGAGAAGTGTTTTGGATCCTTTTTAGTTGAAGTGCGGTagttttaaactgtttttttttttaaacaaactgtaGAGCTGTTCATTGTCAGCAAAGCCAAGAGCCACTGCACCAGTGAAAGTTCAAGAACCTTCTGTACTAAACACGATCTGCAatgttctgttattttttttgtatgtttagaatgttgaaatgtttttgaagttaaataaacagtattacatttttaaaattgtgctcTATGATGACAGTCTAAATGTCTGACTCACCTCAGTCTTAGCAggaggacaacccactccatggcATCTTGTAACTAGCCTCCTGGTGAATCTGGTAAATAACTTCTTTTACTTACTGTGGCCAACCTACTGAGGACAGAGATACTAAGAGGACTACTTGAAGCTACTGTGTGATTTTGTTTGTGTCTGAAAGGCATTAAGGTGAAGTCTAAGCTGCTGAATGTAGGTGCTAAGGTCACAGACAAGATTTACCAGTTCTCTGAGGTTTAGGAAGGTGGGTGGTTAAGATTGAGGCTGACTACTACTGGGGTTTGcttgtttttggtttctttttttttaaatctcccacTCTAcccacctcccacacacacacacacacacactggggagGTGGTCAAATTCATTGCTAAACAGCAAAACGTtctttcaggcttttttttttctttcacccgTGCCCCAGTACTTATAGTAGAACATTATTTTGCTCAATGATCAAGGTGTTCTTGAGCTTGGCATCCTCTCCTAGACCCCAGTGAGGGGTACATGGAGGAGGGTGCAGTGTCCTTTTTCCTTCCAACTTCAAGAAACCAAACACCTCAAGGAAAATGGCTGGGCTCCATCAAGGGGCACCTGCAGGGCAAGCTGATGGCATCAACTGCTTCTAAGTAGTAGATGTCATCAGAAAAAAGACTGGTCTACCCATGGTTTGAACTTGTTTAATTGGAATATAGATTGTTGTTAAAATATTCTTACACTTGAAGAGGCTTGTTATATGtttcagtgtttattttcttttggaagGTGTAGCATTTTGTCCAAGTTAGGCTGAGGGTGATGGCCATAgtggcagatggtgactttaaATATTTTGCGCTCTGCTGTGTATGTGCATTGAACTGTTGGCAGTAATGAAGGGGACTGTGTTGGGGGTGAGTGTTAATACCTTTTCAGCATTAATCCGCAAATGTACGTGTTGAAGGCTGTGAAGCACTCTAGGGTGTTTTAATGACACAGAAGAaagtgtttttcttaaaattcacTATTGAGAAGCTTGGCTGTCTGCAGGTGGTATCTTCCCCACtcggtcagggtcagggtcatgGTCATTGGCTGGGTCTCTAATCTGTATTCATAGCCATTCCTTCTCACATCACAACTGTTTGTTCTAAATGTGTTTTTCTAGTTCTAGAAAATGACCACTAATTAAAAAGACCTTGGTCCTGAGGTTTGCCCAGAGGCACCTGTTCCCAGGTGGCCCCTGCCTGCTTTAGCTGTGCCCAGTCACTTCCCTCCAGCCTTTGGCATTGTCAACTGAAGCCTCTGCTGCCTGACACACAACCAGCCAAGCTAAGACATGggagctgtgaccaacctagtcaAGAATGAGAGGGAAGCTCAACCTGTAGTCACAAAGGAGCAATTTTATTCTTCAAAGTGCTCCTCTGTCTGGTGGAAGCTAGAGAAACCAACTATGGAAGGGCAAAGACTAAAAAGGATGACTTTTGTGTTCCTATAGTAGTTAAACCTAAGTGGGGGACTTGTTAGGTAGTCTTTGATTAAGGAGAAATTTAGTTCCAAAGAGACTCAGGCAGCTTGGCCCATATGCTGCTTGCAGTGAGAGGACTGCTTACTGTAAGACTCTCACCTATTACCATTGCTCCTCTTAATAGAATGATGCCTTGTAGCTTCTCTGAGATGCTACAAGTGGTATGGTGTCACCACCT
Proteins encoded:
- the HMGB3 gene encoding high mobility group protein B3, with the translated sequence MAKGDPKKPKGKMSAYAFFVQTCREEHKKKNPEVPVNFAEFSKKCSERWKTMSGKEKSKFDEMAKADKVRYDREMKDYGPAKGGKKKKDPNAPKRPPSGFFLFCSEFRPKIKSANPGISIGDVAKKLGEMWNNLSDSEKQPYINKAAKLKEKYEKDVADYKSKGKFDGAKGAAKVARKKVEEEDEEDEEEEEEEEEEEEDE